In Macadamia integrifolia cultivar HAES 741 chromosome 5, SCU_Mint_v3, whole genome shotgun sequence, a single window of DNA contains:
- the LOC122080380 gene encoding uncharacterized protein LOC122080380: MGHIEETNSTKEKGLPLTLPTKPYSTHTQHPHLDQIRLTEEGGGGGKDMEMRKIVVVVEDVDAARTALQWTLRNLLRYGDLMTLLHVFPSSKSRNSKNKKKQRLLRLRGFQLALSFKDLCDATVFGAKVEIVVREGDEEGRTIASLVRAIGATALVVGLHDQSFLYKLAMAHGNVTSHLNCRVLAINHRLPMTSGDNPTNLDLTQIEIAGLWVPPLPPQKIPYQILPSPFDKIWKTKRRGGRRGRGSS, encoded by the exons ATGGGACACATCGAGGAAACAAATTCAACGAAAGAGAAAGGCCTTCCCTTAACTCTACCCACTAAACCCTACTCGACCCATACCCAACACCCTCACCTTGACCAAATCCGACTAAcagaggaaggaggaggaggaggaaaagacATGGAGATGAGGAAGATAGTGGTAGTAGTGGAAGATGTGGATGCAGCTCGAACCGCACTTCAATGGACTCTCCGCAACTTACTTCGTTATGGGGATTTGATGACTCTACTTCATGTCTTCCCCTCTTCAAAATCAAGAAAcagcaagaacaagaagaagcagaggCTCCTCCGATTGAGAGGCTTTCAATTGGCTCTTTCTTTCAAAGATCTCTGTGATGCCACCGTTTTTGGT GCGAAGGTGGAGATTGTGGTGAGGGAAGGTGATGAAGAGGGGCGGACGATTGCTTCGCTGGTCAGAGCGATTGGAGCTACGGCGTTGGTGGTGGGTCTCCATGACCAGAGTTTCCTCTACAA GTTGGCCATGGCCCATGGCAACGTTACAAGCCACCTCAATTGCAGGGTTCTTGCCATTAATCACCGATTACCGATGACATCAGGCGATAACCCCACAAATTTGGACTTGACGCAGATTGAGATTGCCGGATTATG GGTTCCTCCTCTCCCTCCACAAAAAATTCCATACCAAATACTTCCAAGCCcttttgataaaatttggaaaacaaagaggagaggaggaagaaggggtCGGGGGAGCAGTTGA